The following proteins come from a genomic window of Thermodesulfobacteriota bacterium:
- a CDS encoding substrate-binding domain-containing protein, protein LKALEMVESGQVEGGLVSYGDLSDEQKMNAWIVPSRMHNPIKQAMVAIKGGDAEASAKWMKFMESDTAKNVLMSSGYGITNVEVVK, encoded by the coding sequence TTAAAGGCTCTAGAGATGGTTGAGTCTGGCCAGGTTGAGGGCGGGCTTGTCTCCTACGGAGATCTTAGTGACGAGCAAAAAATGAATGCTTGGATCGTTCCCTCCAGAATGCACAATCCTATTAAGCAGGCTATGGTTGCTATAAAAGGCGGCGATGCCGAAGCTAGTGCTAAATGGATGAAATTTATGGAAAGTGACACCGCAAAAAACGTTCTTATGTCCTCAGGATATGGCATAACAAATGTTGAAGTTGTAAAATAA